CGCCCCGGGAGATCCTCCCGGCGGGTTGGCGCGCCTGAGAAGTACGGGGCACGCTGCTCGAATCGAACCGGAGGGGGGCCGGACAGGGTGGAGCTCGAAGTATCCGCATGGACCCGTCGCGATCGCCTGGAGCGGATCGCGGCGGCCGAACGTGATCGTCGCGCGGGCCGGACGGATCTCGCGCTGGCAGCCCTCGGCGAAGGCACCGAGTGGCCGGCGCGGCTGGTGCTCGCGCTCGCGAGGCTTCCCGAGGAGGAAGGCGCGGACGCCCGCGAGATCCTCCAGGCGACCCTCGACGACTGGGCCGCCGAGACGGGCCTCGCTTCGCTCGACCCCGCCGCTGAGCCGGTCGAGGCAGAGTCGGCATCCGACGTCGTCGAGGTCGAATCGACCGAGGAGGCACCCGACGTCATCGAGGTCGAATCGAATGAGGAGGCTTCCGATGTCATCGAGGCCGACCCGGCAGAACCCGTCGCGGAGGAATCCGACCTCGTCGTCGAGGCCGTCGCGGAGGAGTCCGACCTCGTCGTCGACGCCGTCGAAGCGCTCGACGAAGACCTGTTGGCGCCGATCGAGCACGACGAGCTCGAGCGTGCTTTCGCGGAAGCCGAGGCGCAGACCGACGAGATGCACGACGTCAACGATGTCGCCGAGCGGGTCCTGCTGGACGAGCCGGTCGGACTGAGCGAGCTCGATGGCGACGTCTACGGGGTCGCCGACGAAGGGGCGCGCGCCGATGAAGACACGACCGGGTCGGGCATCCGGACCGATGCGGCCTGGGCGGAGGCGCCGATCTGGCCCGAGCCGATCGCACCCGACGCGCCGCTGGACCGGGCGGCAGTCGCGCCTCGAGAAGCCGAACCAGAAGCCGCCGACGCGCAGGGCGAGGGCCCGTCGCGCGCTCAGGTGATCACGACCCTCGAGCAATGGCTCGAGAATCTCCTGGCGGGACGAGCGCAGTGAGTCCCGCGCGCCGAGGGGAGGAGATGAAATGAGTTTCGACCGGATTCTTCAGACGATCGTGGACGACTGCGGCGGGGGCTTCGGGGCCGCGCTGATGGGTCTCGACGGCATTGCCATCACGCAGGTCGAGGCGAGCGATCCGCCCGCCGGCGACCCGCTCGACGGCGACGTCACGACCGCCGGGATCGAGTTCGGGCGGATCCTGGCGGACGTCACCAAGGCTTCCGATTCGCTGGCGACCGGGAACATGCGGGAGGCCGTGATCTCCCTCGACCGCGTGAATCTCGTCTTCCACACGATCGACGACGACCTCGTCCTCGTGCTCGCGCTGTCGCCCGATGGTAATCTCGGCAAGGCGCGCTACCTCGTCCGCCGATACGCGCTCGACGTGCGCGCCGAGCTCTGAGCCCTGATCTCCGAGCCGTACGCACACGGCGGTGACGAGGGCCTGCTCGGGGCCATGACCGGGAGAGGGAACGAAGATGACGCAGGCTGCGACGAAGATCCTCGTTCTCCACGGGCCGAACCTGAACCTGCTCGGCCGACGTGAGCCGGACGTCTACGGAACCCAGACCCTGGCGGACATCGACGCTTCCCTCGAAGCCGCCGCCAAGGAGCTCGACGTCGAGGTCGAGACCTTCCAGTCGAACCACGAGGGCGTGCTGATCGACCGGATCCAGGAGGCGATGGGGGAGGCAGCCGGGATCGTGATCAACCCCGGCGGCTTCACCCACACGAGCGTTGCGCTGCGCGACGCGCTGGTTGCCGCCGAGTTGCCGGTCGTCGAGGTGCACCTGTCCAACGTGCATGCGCGCGAGGCCTTCCGCCGCGAGTCGTTCGTCTCGCCGATCGCGGAGGGCGTCATCTGCGGCCTGGGCGCCGACGGCTACCGCTTCGCCCTGGAAGCGCTGGCGCTCCGCCTGAGCGACTAGTCCTCCCGCTCCGGGCGCTCGCGGGGGGCTTCCCGCTGCGGGCGCTTGAGGGGGGACCTCCCGCTGCGGGCACTCGCCGCCGGGCCGCCTCCCGCTGCGGGCGCTC
Above is a genomic segment from bacterium containing:
- the aroQ gene encoding type II 3-dehydroquinate dehydratase, which codes for MTQAATKILVLHGPNLNLLGRREPDVYGTQTLADIDASLEAAAKELDVEVETFQSNHEGVLIDRIQEAMGEAAGIVINPGGFTHTSVALRDALVAAELPVVEVHLSNVHAREAFRRESFVSPIAEGVICGLGADGYRFALEALALRLSD